One window of the uncultured Fibrobacter sp. genome contains the following:
- a CDS encoding glycoside hydrolase family 9 protein — translation MDFKGLTAYLRYNHVGYACRAPKHFFVAINEGEPLEIAAGNHALAEGYFTFSAEDIDVVSGPKFQIVSEAGEVALEGNLAYRGPCEYSGEVLLVGDFSALTAPGRYKICCGTESHFFEISDRWLLSQLDANIKSFYFQRSGVELKPDTAGKWARPLAHLDCQIGFHPSMNREGTWNAHGGWYDAGDYGKYIVNGGVSVATLMLALELGSAKVAPSLSALRDEIRFELEFFLRMQDNDGGVFFKVSPEHWDTFVTPTVSDHSQKRVVLGKSTTSTLNFAAALAQAHRVFAKTDPDFAKVCLSAAVKAYRWAEENFDVGFPPYTEGSGPYGDARYSDEFFWARAMLFREMGDMPLEDCIQVHDQLYQDMADMPARPDINWHDTENLAYIALALQDSDLELRDRAREALEHEADKIVALATEDAYGVALRYFPWGSNGVLANYALTLLVVKSWKDKPEYLNAAFAQVDFIYGRNPVNVSFVTGSAWSSPMFPHHRLSGADGIVDPIPGLVVGGINADRQDKHREPHYPSALPGFGYTDEQVSFASNEVAINWSAPLTTVLALLCV, via the coding sequence TGCCGAGGGATATTTCACCTTTTCGGCCGAGGATATCGACGTTGTCTCGGGGCCCAAGTTCCAGATCGTTTCAGAAGCGGGCGAGGTCGCCTTGGAAGGGAATCTCGCGTATCGCGGCCCCTGCGAGTACAGTGGGGAAGTCTTGCTTGTCGGCGATTTCTCTGCGTTGACAGCGCCGGGCCGATACAAGATTTGCTGCGGAACGGAATCGCATTTTTTTGAAATCTCGGACCGCTGGTTGCTGTCCCAGTTGGACGCGAACATCAAGTCTTTCTATTTCCAGCGCAGCGGCGTGGAACTGAAACCGGATACGGCGGGTAAGTGGGCGCGCCCCTTGGCGCATCTCGATTGCCAGATTGGTTTCCACCCTTCCATGAACCGCGAAGGGACGTGGAATGCGCATGGTGGCTGGTACGATGCCGGCGACTATGGCAAGTATATCGTGAATGGTGGCGTGAGCGTCGCGACGTTGATGCTTGCCTTGGAACTCGGTTCGGCTAAAGTTGCGCCCTCGCTTTCGGCTTTGCGCGACGAAATCCGTTTTGAACTGGAATTCTTTTTGCGCATGCAAGACAACGATGGCGGCGTGTTTTTCAAGGTCTCTCCGGAACACTGGGACACCTTTGTAACGCCTACTGTTTCGGACCACAGCCAAAAGCGCGTTGTGCTGGGCAAGTCTACGACTTCGACGCTTAACTTTGCGGCGGCTTTGGCGCAGGCGCATCGAGTGTTTGCCAAGACCGATCCCGATTTTGCGAAGGTTTGCCTTTCGGCTGCGGTCAAGGCTTATCGTTGGGCCGAGGAAAATTTCGATGTGGGGTTCCCTCCGTACACCGAAGGGAGTGGCCCGTACGGCGATGCACGGTATAGCGACGAGTTTTTCTGGGCCCGTGCGATGCTGTTCCGCGAGATGGGCGACATGCCTCTTGAGGATTGCATCCAGGTCCACGACCAACTTTACCAAGACATGGCCGACATGCCGGCGCGGCCGGATATCAACTGGCACGACACCGAGAACCTGGCCTACATTGCGCTTGCCTTGCAAGACAGCGATTTGGAACTCCGCGATAGAGCTCGCGAGGCTTTGGAGCACGAGGCCGACAAGATTGTTGCCTTGGCTACAGAAGATGCTTATGGCGTTGCATTGCGTTATTTCCCGTGGGGGAGTAACGGCGTGCTCGCTAACTACGCGCTGACATTGCTCGTGGTGAAGTCGTGGAAAGACAAGCCGGAATATCTCAACGCCGCTTTTGCACAAGTCGACTTCATCTATGGCCGCAATCCGGTGAACGTGAGCTTTGTGACCGGTTCGGCCTGGAGTTCGCCGATGTTCCCGCACCACCGTCTTTCGGGTGCGGACGGAATCGTTGACCCGATTCCGGGTCTTGTTGTCGGCGGCATCAACGCCGACCGCCAAGACAAACATCGCGAACCGCATTATCCTAGCGCTTTGCCGGGATTCGGTTATACGGACGAACAAGTTTCGTTTGCGAGTAACGAAGTTGCCATCAACTGGAGCGCCCCGCTTACGACCGTGCTTGCGTTGCTTTGCGTCTAG